ATCCCTGCGTCGACACAAGGGAGAGAGGGCCAACTCTGGTCAGAATGACATGTCGCGATGTCGTCGTGTCATGAATGCGGCTGCCTCGTGGCGACTGTCCACCCCCAGCTTTCTCAGGATGTTGCTGACGTGGTTCTTGACGGTGCTTTCACTGATGTAGAGACCCTCGGCGATCTTTATATTCGTCCGGAACTCGACCAGCATGGCGAGCACTTCCCTCTCCCTTTTGGACAATGGCACATCCGGTTGTGATTCAGCAGGTGTCATCTGGCCGGGATTTTCGGAAAGCTGCTCTCCCATGGCCAGTGTCTTGAGGTTTGCAACAACCCGCCCGGTGAGGGCGGGGTCAAGAAGGGTCTCCCCTCTAGCGGCTGCCCGCACCGCATGGAGCAGTTCACCGGGGCCACCGTTCTTGAGCAGAAAGCCGTGGGCACCTGCCAGTATGGA
This genomic interval from Dehalococcoidia bacterium contains the following:
- a CDS encoding response regulator transcription factor translates to MKPIKLMIVDDYDPIRMGLKSTIEFEEDIDVVGDYRDGESAVLDAERTMPNVVLMDVRMPGMDGIEACRLIRDRVPGVNVVMLTSFDDEQAATASILAGAHGFLLKNGGPGELLHAVRAAARGETLLDPALTGRVVANLKTLAMGEQLSENPGQMTPAESQPDVPLSKREREVLAMLVEFRTNIKIAEGLYISESTVKNHVSNILRKLGVDSRHEAAAFMTRRHRDMSF